Proteins from a genomic interval of Kaistia defluvii:
- a CDS encoding VOC family protein, protein MKLASIRLVASDIRGMVAFYELVTSYRADWLAPVFAEIVTPGAALAIGSVETVALFKAGSAEPRANKTAILEFMVADVDAEFARLKDQVEVVHEPKDLPWGNRTVQFADPEGTRVALYTPITEAARRRFSGR, encoded by the coding sequence ATGAAACTGGCATCCATCCGTCTCGTCGCCTCGGATATCCGAGGGATGGTGGCCTTCTACGAGCTAGTAACTAGCTACCGCGCGGACTGGCTTGCTCCCGTCTTCGCCGAGATCGTGACGCCGGGTGCGGCCTTGGCAATCGGCAGCGTGGAGACGGTGGCCCTGTTCAAGGCGGGCAGTGCAGAGCCTCGCGCGAACAAGACCGCCATTCTTGAGTTCATGGTAGCCGACGTCGATGCGGAATTCGCACGGCTGAAGGACCAGGTCGAGGTGGTGCATGAGCCCAAGGATCTGCCCTGGGGCAATCGCACGGTCCAGTTCGCCGACCCCGAAGGCACCCGGGTCGCCCTGTATACGCCGATTACCGAGGCAGCGAGACGACGTTTCAGCGGTCGTTGA